The following coding sequences lie in one Klebsiella huaxiensis genomic window:
- the phnV gene encoding 2-aminoethylphosphonate ABC transport system, membrane component PhnV → MLIWSRKGRTAAGALAVTLFAGFFFLPLAVILMSSLSQQWNGLLPSGFTLGHFVNAFRGAAWDSLFSSLMVGFYASLFALLCGMWAALALRQYSVKLQKYLGLMFYLPSAIPSVSVGLGILVAFSQGPLQMNGTFWIVLAAHFVLISAFTFSNVSTGLARISADIENVASSLGASPWYRLRYVTLPLMTPWMISALALSLSLSMGELGATVMIYPPGWTTLPVTIFSLTDRGNIADGSALTIVLVGVTLLLMIKLERIARRMSQR, encoded by the coding sequence ATGTTGATTTGGTCGCGCAAAGGCCGCACTGCGGCGGGTGCGTTGGCGGTAACGCTGTTTGCCGGGTTCTTTTTTCTGCCGCTGGCGGTGATTTTAATGTCCAGCCTGAGTCAGCAGTGGAACGGCCTGCTGCCGTCCGGCTTTACCCTCGGGCACTTCGTTAACGCGTTTCGCGGCGCGGCGTGGGATTCGCTCTTTTCCAGCCTGATGGTCGGTTTCTACGCCAGCCTGTTCGCTCTGCTGTGCGGCATGTGGGCGGCGCTGGCCCTGCGCCAGTACAGTGTGAAGCTGCAAAAATACCTCGGGCTGATGTTCTATTTGCCGAGCGCCATTCCATCGGTGTCCGTGGGTTTAGGTATTCTGGTGGCCTTCAGCCAGGGGCCGCTACAGATGAACGGCACCTTCTGGATTGTGCTGGCGGCGCACTTCGTGCTGATTTCCGCCTTTACCTTCAGCAACGTTTCCACCGGGCTGGCACGAATTTCCGCCGATATCGAAAACGTCGCCTCCAGTCTTGGCGCATCGCCGTGGTATCGCCTGCGCTATGTCACACTGCCGCTGATGACGCCATGGATGATCTCCGCGCTGGCGCTGAGCCTGTCGCTGTCGATGGGGGAGCTGGGCGCGACGGTCATGATCTACCCGCCGGGATGGACGACGCTACCGGTCACCATTTTCAGCCTGACAGACCGCGGCAATATCGCCGACGGCTCGGCGCT